The proteins below come from a single Phocoena sinus isolate mPhoSin1 chromosome 2, mPhoSin1.pri, whole genome shotgun sequence genomic window:
- the NR2F2 gene encoding COUP transcription factor 2 isoform X3: MQAVWDLEQGKYGFAVQRGRMPPTQPTHGQFALTNGDPLNCHSYLSGYISLLLRAEPYPTSRFGSQCMQPNNIMGIENICELAARMLFSAVEWARNIPFFPDLQITDQVALLRLTWSELFVLNAAQCSMPLHVAPLLAAAGLHASPMSADRVVAFMDHIRIFQEQVEKLKALHVDSAEYSCLKAIVLFTSDACGLSDVAHVESLQEKSQCALEEYVRSQYPNQPTRFGKLLLRLPSLRTVSSSVIEQLFFVRLVGKTPIETLIRDMLLSGSSFNWPYMAIQ, from the exons ATGCAAGCGGTTTGGGACCTTGAACAAGGCAAATATGGTTTTG CGGTGCAGAGGGGCAGGATGCCGCCCACCCAGCCGACCCACGGGCAGTTTGCGCTGACCAACGGGGACCCCCTCAACTGCCACTCGTACCTGTCCGGATATATTTCTCTGCTGCTGCGCGCCGAACCCTATCCCACGTCGCGCTTCGGCAGCCAGTGCATGCAGCCCAACAACATCATGGGCATCGAGAACATTTGCGAACTGGCCGCGCGGATGCTCTTCAGCGCCGTCGAGTGGGCCCGGAACATCCCCTTCTTCCCTGACCTGCAGATCACCGACCAGGTGGCCCTGCTTCGCCTCACCTGGAGCGAGCTGTTCGTGCTGAACGCGGCACAGTGCTCCATGCCCCTCCACGTCGCCCCGCTACTGGCCGCCGCCGGCCTACACGCCTCGCCCATGTCCGCCGACCGGGTGGTCGCCTTTATGGACCACATACGGATCTTCCAAGAGCAAGTGGAGAAGCTCAAAGCGCTGCACGTCGACTCCGCCGAGTACAGCTGCCTCAAGGCCATAGTCCTGTTCACCTCAG ATGCCTGTGGTCTCTCTGATGTAGCCCATGTGGAAAGCTTGCAGGAAAAGTCCCAGTGTGCTTTGGAAGAATACGTTAGGAGCCAGTACCCCAACCAACCAACGCGATTCGGAAAGCTTTTGCTTCGTCTCCCTTCCCTCCGCACGGTCTCCTCCTCAGTCATAGAGCAATTGTTTTTCGTCCGTTTGGTAGGTAAAACCCCCATCGAAACCCTCATCCGGGATATGTTACTGTCCGGCAGCAGTTTTAACTGGCCGTATATGgcaattcaataa
- the NR2F2 gene encoding COUP transcription factor 2 isoform X1 — MAMVVSTWRDPQDEVPGSQGSQASQAPPVPGPPPGAPHTPQTPGQGGPASTPAQTAAGGQGGPGGPGGDKQQQQQHIECVVCGDKSSGKHYGQFTCEGCKSFFKRSVRRNLSYTCRANRNCPIDQHHRNQCQYCRLKKCLKVGMRREAVQRGRMPPTQPTHGQFALTNGDPLNCHSYLSGYISLLLRAEPYPTSRFGSQCMQPNNIMGIENICELAARMLFSAVEWARNIPFFPDLQITDQVALLRLTWSELFVLNAAQCSMPLHVAPLLAAAGLHASPMSADRVVAFMDHIRIFQEQVEKLKALHVDSAEYSCLKAIVLFTSDACGLSDVAHVESLQEKSQCALEEYVRSQYPNQPTRFGKLLLRLPSLRTVSSSVIEQLFFVRLVGKTPIETLIRDMLLSGSSFNWPYMAIQ; from the exons ATGGCAATGGTAGTCAGCACGTGGCGCGACCCCCAGGACGAGGTGCCCGGCTCTCAGGGCAGCCAGGCCTCGCAGGCGCCGCCCGTGCCCGGCCCGCCGCCCGGCGCCCCGCACACGCCACAGACGCCCGGCCAAGGGGGCCCGGCCAGCACGCCGGCCCAGACAGCGGCCGGCGGCCAGGGCGGCCCTGGCGGTCCGGGCGGTgacaagcagcagcagcagcagcacatCGAGTGCGTGGTGTGCGGGGACAAGTCGAGCGGCAAGCACTACGGCCAGTTCACGTGCGAGGGCTGCAAGAGCTTCTTCAAGCGCAGCGTGCGGAGGAACCTGAGCTACACGTGCCGCGCCAACCGGAACTGTCCCATCGACCAGCACCACCGCAACCAGTGCCAGTACTGCCGCCTCAAAAAGTGCCTCAAAGTGGGCATGAGACGGGAAG CGGTGCAGAGGGGCAGGATGCCGCCCACCCAGCCGACCCACGGGCAGTTTGCGCTGACCAACGGGGACCCCCTCAACTGCCACTCGTACCTGTCCGGATATATTTCTCTGCTGCTGCGCGCCGAACCCTATCCCACGTCGCGCTTCGGCAGCCAGTGCATGCAGCCCAACAACATCATGGGCATCGAGAACATTTGCGAACTGGCCGCGCGGATGCTCTTCAGCGCCGTCGAGTGGGCCCGGAACATCCCCTTCTTCCCTGACCTGCAGATCACCGACCAGGTGGCCCTGCTTCGCCTCACCTGGAGCGAGCTGTTCGTGCTGAACGCGGCACAGTGCTCCATGCCCCTCCACGTCGCCCCGCTACTGGCCGCCGCCGGCCTACACGCCTCGCCCATGTCCGCCGACCGGGTGGTCGCCTTTATGGACCACATACGGATCTTCCAAGAGCAAGTGGAGAAGCTCAAAGCGCTGCACGTCGACTCCGCCGAGTACAGCTGCCTCAAGGCCATAGTCCTGTTCACCTCAG ATGCCTGTGGTCTCTCTGATGTAGCCCATGTGGAAAGCTTGCAGGAAAAGTCCCAGTGTGCTTTGGAAGAATACGTTAGGAGCCAGTACCCCAACCAACCAACGCGATTCGGAAAGCTTTTGCTTCGTCTCCCTTCCCTCCGCACGGTCTCCTCCTCAGTCATAGAGCAATTGTTTTTCGTCCGTTTGGTAGGTAAAACCCCCATCGAAACCCTCATCCGGGATATGTTACTGTCCGGCAGCAGTTTTAACTGGCCGTATATGgcaattcaataa
- the NR2F2 gene encoding COUP transcription factor 2 isoform X2: protein MPPTQPTHGQFALTNGDPLNCHSYLSGYISLLLRAEPYPTSRFGSQCMQPNNIMGIENICELAARMLFSAVEWARNIPFFPDLQITDQVALLRLTWSELFVLNAAQCSMPLHVAPLLAAAGLHASPMSADRVVAFMDHIRIFQEQVEKLKALHVDSAEYSCLKAIVLFTSDACGLSDVAHVESLQEKSQCALEEYVRSQYPNQPTRFGKLLLRLPSLRTVSSSVIEQLFFVRLVGKTPIETLIRDMLLSGSSFNWPYMAIQ from the exons ATGCCGCCCACCCAGCCGACCCACGGGCAGTTTGCGCTGACCAACGGGGACCCCCTCAACTGCCACTCGTACCTGTCCGGATATATTTCTCTGCTGCTGCGCGCCGAACCCTATCCCACGTCGCGCTTCGGCAGCCAGTGCATGCAGCCCAACAACATCATGGGCATCGAGAACATTTGCGAACTGGCCGCGCGGATGCTCTTCAGCGCCGTCGAGTGGGCCCGGAACATCCCCTTCTTCCCTGACCTGCAGATCACCGACCAGGTGGCCCTGCTTCGCCTCACCTGGAGCGAGCTGTTCGTGCTGAACGCGGCACAGTGCTCCATGCCCCTCCACGTCGCCCCGCTACTGGCCGCCGCCGGCCTACACGCCTCGCCCATGTCCGCCGACCGGGTGGTCGCCTTTATGGACCACATACGGATCTTCCAAGAGCAAGTGGAGAAGCTCAAAGCGCTGCACGTCGACTCCGCCGAGTACAGCTGCCTCAAGGCCATAGTCCTGTTCACCTCAG ATGCCTGTGGTCTCTCTGATGTAGCCCATGTGGAAAGCTTGCAGGAAAAGTCCCAGTGTGCTTTGGAAGAATACGTTAGGAGCCAGTACCCCAACCAACCAACGCGATTCGGAAAGCTTTTGCTTCGTCTCCCTTCCCTCCGCACGGTCTCCTCCTCAGTCATAGAGCAATTGTTTTTCGTCCGTTTGGTAGGTAAAACCCCCATCGAAACCCTCATCCGGGATATGTTACTGTCCGGCAGCAGTTTTAACTGGCCGTATATGgcaattcaataa